The Saccharopolyspora gloriosae genome has a segment encoding these proteins:
- a CDS encoding BldC family transcriptional regulator, which translates to MTATTPQSRQNGQEQLLTPGEVASLFRVDPKTVTRWATAGRIGSIRTPGGHRRFRESEVRTLLAELTNDVRSA; encoded by the coding sequence GTGACCGCGACGACTCCCCAGTCTCGCCAGAACGGTCAGGAACAGCTGCTCACCCCCGGTGAGGTCGCCTCGTTGTTCCGGGTCGACCCGAAGACGGTGACGAGATGGGCGACGGCAGGCCGGATCGGTTCCATTCGCACCCCCGGCGGCCACCGCCGGTTCCGCGAGTCGGAAGTGCGCACGCTGTTGGCCGAACTCACCAACGACGTCCGCTCCGCCTGA
- a CDS encoding DUF4229 domain-containing protein, whose product MQEQRTASVTESAPPTNLARDIALYTVVRLAMLLAVTAVIALCGVPLLVALAVSVVVVMPLSMVVFGGLRRRVATGMVHRARRREQLRAELRGDRGQADDQD is encoded by the coding sequence GTGCAGGAACAGCGAACGGCATCGGTAACGGAGTCGGCCCCGCCGACCAACTTGGCGCGGGACATCGCGCTGTACACCGTGGTCAGGCTGGCCATGCTGCTCGCGGTGACCGCCGTGATCGCCCTCTGCGGAGTGCCGCTGCTGGTCGCCCTCGCGGTGTCCGTGGTGGTGGTGATGCCGCTGTCCATGGTGGTCTTCGGCGGACTGCGCCGACGCGTCGCCACCGGCATGGTGCACCGCGCCCGGCGCCGCGAACAACTCCGCGCCGAGCTCCGCGGTGACCGAGGGCAGGCCGATGACCAGGACTGA
- a CDS encoding PLP-dependent cysteine synthase family protein codes for MTRTDADVSGVVADRSCGRTRSWTSEAVRIIEADANRSADTHLLRFPLPSAWGIDLYLKDESTHPTGSLKHRLARSLFLYAICNGWVTENTPVIEASSGSTAVSEAHFAQLLGLPFIAVMPRSTSPEKVALIERHGGTCHYVDQPGAIYDESRRLAAELGGHFMDQFTHAERATDWRGNNNIAESIFDQLALERHPSPEWIVTGAGTGGTSATLGRYIRYRRHDTGLAVVDPEHSVFYEAWCDGDPGRTGQRGSLIEGIGRPRVEPSFIGQAIDRMIKVPDAASIATIRWAENVLGRRVGGSTGTNLWGVFGLVSEMVRDGRTGSIVTLLCDGGERYADTYYDDEWVAEQGLDLTGPLDTLAEFHRSGTWPLAG; via the coding sequence ATGACCAGGACTGATGCGGACGTCTCCGGCGTGGTGGCGGATCGCTCCTGCGGACGCACCCGATCCTGGACCAGTGAAGCGGTTCGCATCATCGAAGCCGACGCGAACCGCAGCGCCGACACGCACCTGCTGCGATTCCCGCTGCCCTCGGCGTGGGGGATCGACCTTTACCTCAAGGACGAGTCAACTCATCCGACCGGTTCGCTCAAGCACCGGCTCGCCCGATCCCTGTTCCTGTACGCCATTTGCAATGGATGGGTGACGGAGAACACCCCCGTGATCGAGGCGTCCTCCGGATCCACCGCGGTCTCCGAAGCGCACTTCGCCCAGCTGCTGGGACTCCCGTTCATCGCGGTGATGCCGCGTTCCACCAGCCCGGAGAAAGTGGCGCTGATCGAACGCCACGGCGGCACCTGCCACTACGTGGACCAACCGGGCGCGATCTACGACGAATCCCGCAGGCTCGCCGCCGAACTCGGCGGGCACTTCATGGACCAGTTCACCCACGCCGAACGCGCCACCGACTGGCGGGGCAACAACAACATCGCCGAGTCGATCTTCGACCAGCTCGCGCTGGAACGGCACCCGAGCCCGGAGTGGATCGTCACCGGCGCGGGCACCGGCGGCACCAGCGCCACCCTCGGCCGCTACATCCGCTACCGCAGGCACGACACCGGGCTCGCCGTGGTCGACCCGGAACACTCCGTGTTCTACGAAGCGTGGTGCGACGGCGACCCCGGCCGGACCGGGCAACGCGGTTCGCTCATCGAAGGCATCGGCAGGCCGCGGGTCGAACCGTCCTTCATCGGCCAAGCCATCGACCGGATGATCAAGGTGCCGGACGCCGCCTCGATCGCCACCATCCGCTGGGCCGAGAACGTGCTCGGCCGCCGCGTCGGCGGCTCCACCGGCACCAACCTGTGGGGCGTTTTCGGGCTCGTCTCCGAAATGGTGCGCGACGGCAGGACCGGCAGCATCGTCACGCTGCTCTGCGACGGCGGTGAGCGCTACGCCGACACCTACTACGACGACGAATGGGTGGCGGAGCAGGGCCTCGACCTCACCGGGCCGCTCGACACGCTCGCCGAGTTCCACCGCAGCGGAACCTGGCCGCTCGCCGGGTGA